The following is a genomic window from Lysinibacillus sp. G4S2.
AAAAACCCTATAGAAATGTAATTATACAAAATTTCGAGGAGGCTGGAGTTCTTGTTCCAAGAAAAGCCTAACTAATGGATTTGTTTTTCCAAAAAAGGAAACGCTCTTTACAAAATCTTTGCTCGTAGTGTAGAATGAACTAAAATAATATCTGAGGCAAAGGCGCCTTTCACGCCTGAAGAGAATTTCTTCAGGGCTATGTGAAAGCGCTTTTTTTCGTTTGATTGCAATCTTTAACATAAAAAAGGGGTGTTAAATGATGAAATTGTCCTGCGTGGTAAAAGGAACTCATTATACGTTTTCGTCGGTAAGGGAGGTACTTGCAAAAGCAAGTGAAGCGAAATCTGGGGATGTGATGTCGCGTATAGCTGCAGAATCGTCACTAGAGCGCATGGCAGCAAAAGTGGTACTTAGCGAGATGCAGTTGAAAGAAATTTATGAGAATCCGGTAATTCCGTATGAGATGGATGAAGTAACACGCTTGATTTATGATGATATTAGCGACACGATTTATAAAGATATTCAAAGTTGGACAGTCGGTGAACTGAGAAATTATATTTTGTCATCTGATACAGGTACAGATCAATTATTGAAACTTTCAAGGGGATTAACAAGTGAAATGATTTCAGCTGTTGCCAAGCTTATGTCAAGTATTGATCTTGTTCTTGCTTCACAGAAAATGAAATATCAAGCACATTGCAATACGACAATTGGTGAACCTGGTCGCTTAGCATTTCGTTGTCAGCCAAATCACCCCAATGATGTTCCAGAAGGAATTTTGTATTCAATAAAGGAAGGGCTGTCCTACGGAGCGGGTGATGCTGTTATTGGTATCAATCCGAATGTGGATACGGTTGAATCCGTTAAAAAGCTTTTGACACTTTCATATGAATTTATTGAGAAATGGCAAATTCCAACACAAAATTGTGTTTTAGCCCATATAACAACACAAATGGAAGCTTTAAAACAGGGGGCACCTATTGCTCTTATGTTTCAAAGTTTAGCAGGTACACAAAAAGGGAATGAAGCGTTCGGTATATCTAAAAAAATTCTTGATGAAGGCTATGAGATGATGGCTCGATATGGTACATCAGCAGGTCCAAACTTTATGTATTTTGAAACAGGACAAGGTTCGGAAGTATCTTTAAATGCTGATTATGGGGTAGATATGCAAACGCTTGAATCAAGAAGCTACGGTTATGCACGTCACTGGAAGCCATTTATGGTTAATACCGTTTCGGGTTTTATTGGACCGGAGACACTTTATGATGGGCGGCAATTAATCCGAGCGGATCTTGAAGATGGATTTATGGGGAAATTGCATGGCTTGCCAATGGGGATTGCTCCTAATTACACAAATCATATGGATGCCGATCAAAATGATCAGGAAGTTGCCGGTATCATAACAGCAGTTGCCGGTGCGAATTTTTACATGGGAGTACCGGGTGGAGATGATGTCATGCTGAATTATCAAGATACAAGCTATCACGATGATGCTAGTTTACGTGAGATTCTAGGCTTACGACCACTTCGAGAATTTGAAAAATGGTTGGAGAGTATGGGCCTAATGGAAAATGGAAAGTTGACAAAACATGCAGGAGATTTATCAATTTTTGATTAAGGGAGGAGGGGTAAAATGGATATTCAAGAAATTGTTCGAAGAGTAGTGGAAGAAGTGCAGAAAAACATGAATTCGCCAAAAGAAGTCAATATTGATCAAAGTACAGAAGAAATCATATATTTTCCAGAAGAGCGGATAAAAGGGGTAGAGGAGCCGCATAACGCTGCATCTATTGAGCGGGCACAAAGTATTACACCTGCTCGTATTGGTATTGGGCGAACTGGAACCCGGATGTTGACGACAAGTTATTTACAATTTTTGATTGATCATGCAGCTGCACAGGATGCTGTGTTAAGAGATGTAAGTGATGATTTTCTTCAGAATATGGATTTGTATAAGCTGGAAACAAAAGCTAGCGATATGAAATCTTACTTAATGGACTTAGATTCTGGTCGAAAATTATCAGATGAATCGGTGAAGTTTCTTGAGAAAAACGGGGATAAAGGAAAAGATGTACAAATTATTATTTGTGATGGCTTGAGTTCCTCGGCTGTTGAAGCCAATGTAATAGATTTACTACCTGCTTTAATACAAGGGCTAAAATTAAAAAATATTAGCGTCGCAAAGCCATTTTTTATTAAACGAGGGCGTGTATGGGTGCAAGATGAAGTAGCTGCTATTGTTAATTGTAACCTTGTTATTTCATTGATTGGTGAAAGACCTGGTCTAAATACGGATGAAAGCTTGAGTGCATATATGATTTATCGACCTACTGAAAAAACAGTTGAAGCCGATCGGACAGTAATTTCAAATATCCATAAAGATGGACTGACTTCGCTTGAAGCTGGCGCCTACCTTTCTGATTTAATCGAACAAATGCTTCTTGCTAAGTGTACAGGAGTTTCTTTTGCGCAACAAAGGAGTTTCAACCTGTAAGTCATTAAACATGTCGTCTGTGATTGGATTCTTATTAACTTTTTAAAATGAATTTTAAGACAATTGTATTCTTTCTTATTCAGAAAGGTTGTGATGTTTTATGAAAAAACGGATTCTGATTGCTGAAGATGAACCAATTATTAGACTAGACTTAAAAATGATGCTTCAGAATCACGGTTATGAGGTAGTCGGAGAAGCAGGAGATGGGGATCGAGCGATTGAACTCGCTTTTAATTTAAAACCGGATCTTGTGTTAATGGATCACGCGTGTTGATTATCTAATTTCTTCCAATAGAAATTATACAAAAAGAGAGATTCTCATGTAAAATGTTAGTTACCACACAAACAATTACGAAATGAGGAATCTCTCTTGAACAAGAATAACACGATTTTTACGCTCATTCAAAACTTTCTTTCAGAGGAAGAATGGCAATCAATCTTAAGCGAATTCGGTTATGTAGAAACAGCACGAAAATGTACGGTTCCCACGCTCATTTCGTATTTAATTGGTGCTGCCACGAACGAGTGGAAAAGTTTACGCCACGCAGCGGATGTGGGTCCAAGTAACGGTCTTGTTTCGGTGAATCATTCATCGCTTTCTAAACATTTAAAGGCACTTGATTATGGCATCATCAAACGAATTTTTGAAGTGATTGTCGGGAAGCTCAACCGTGCAGCTCGTCGTAAATTGAAATTGCCGAAAAGATTATTAGCCGTTGATTCAACTACCATTACAGTAGGCAAAACAAGATTACCTTGGGCTGTCTATCACGGCGAACGTTCAGGAATCAAATTACATGTTAGTTTTACTAATGAAACTGCGATGCCCTTAAAAGTCGTAGAAACAACCGGTTTAAAACATGATGGTCCCATTGGCGAATTCCTTGAAGATAAAAGGTTTATCCTCGTTTGTGACCGTGCCTACTTTTCTATTGATAAAGTCGATCGCTACCTGAAAGAGCATCAACAGTTTGTGTTACGTTTAAAAGACAATGTACAATTAAATCGTAAAAAATCGCTCCAAGGTAGTCGTACCAACGATTCCAATGTGACAGCTGATTTTACTTGCACGCTTGGGACACCACAAAAACAAACAAAAAAACGCCATCGTGTCGTTCAATTCATGGATCATGAAGATAAAGAAATACGTGTCGTGACAAGTTTAATGGATATCACCGCTGAAGAAATTGCCAACATGTATAAGTCTCGTTGGGCGATTGAAAGTTTTTTCCGTTGGATTAAACAAAACTTGAACGTACCTGTTCTATTCGGAACAACAAAAAATGCCGTATTCAATCAGCTATTCGCAGCCCTTATTGCCTATGTTTGTTTGAAATTTCTTCATACACAAGGGATTAAGAAAAATAATATCATACCCTTATCATTCGTAGGTTTTACACGGATGTTTCTTTGTGCTGCCCTGCCAATAGAATGGCGAATCAGGGTGAAAGAAATCCTGGTGTTTCATTGGAACATAAATCATTCAACGACTGTATAATTTTGGTTAATCAACACGTGTGTTAATGGATATTGAAATGCCAAAACTAAATGGTTTAAAAGCAAGTGAGGTTATTGGTCGTCAGCAGGATGTACCAGTGTTGTTGATTACTGCATACAGTCAAAAAGAATTTGTAGAAAAGTCTAGACAAGATAATATTATGGGGTATTTAGTTAAACCGGTTTCTGAAGCTAGCTTAATTCCAGCAGTCATCATTGCACTTCAACAAGCTAAAAGGACGCAGACGCTAAAACAATCTTTACAACTCACACAAGAACAGATTCAAAAACAGAAGATGATTGAAAGAGCAAAAGGGCAACGTAATGGGCAGTAGGCATTTATATAATAAAAGCATCCTACAATAAGTATTATCCATTTTTTTACGTTACACACTAGCCATGAAACCGAAAGTCATGAAAAGGCTATTATTATGAATATATGAATAATCGAGCGCTACACATTAATGCTATCGTTCAAAAAGATTATCCTTAATAACTGTCACTGCGAGGGAAAAGTATTTGTTTTTTTAATGTAGGATTTCATTTTTATAGCTGGATTGTTGCTACATCTTTTTAATATGCAGAAAATTCAATTTCCTTGGAAGGGCAGGTTGTATTTTCATGGCTCTTCACCAAAACGTGTGGTTGATTTCCGTTCCGGCTGGGCGCTTTGTTGCTGACGCTTCGCTTTCGCACAGAGCAAAGCTTCCTGGGGGCGTCCGATGAGCCGCTTCACTCGCGTTGCTCGCTCCAGGGTCTCATCTGTGACGCTGATCCCCAAGGAGTCGCCCAGCCTCCACTCCAATCAACTTATATACAAGGTATACGTTTAACAAATGTCATCCACAACTTTTGGTGATGAGCCATTTTCATAGGATATTTAGATTCTTTTGATAAGTTCTAACAACATGAGTTGGAATTTTTGTGGAATATAGAAGGGATTCGTCTACATGTGACGAACTAAACTAGAGTACAAATAGAGAGAAAAATTGTTTACTCTTTATAATTGTACAGTTTAACGTTGACAATCCATCTTATGAGGAGTGATGTGGCATGTATATAAGAATAACAGGTTGTTTTATCAGTAGGGGAATACTAATTTAGTAGAGAGTTCGTGATCATAGGTTTCTCTACTACTAGAGGAGGAATCTGAAGTTTGATTAGTTTAAGATCAATTGATGAAAGCAATTGGGAAGATTGTATTCAACTAAAGCCTAAGCAAGAACAGGAAGGTTTTATTGCCTCGAATCTGTATTCAATTGCAGAAAGTAAGTTTTTACCGAACATGAAGATAAAGGCGATCTATTGTGAAGAAGTACTTATCGGTTTCGCGATGTACGGGATAGATGCGGATGACGGAAACTATTGGATATATAGGTTTATGATTGATGAGCAATTTCAAGGGCGTGGACATGGCAAGAGCGCAATGAAATTGATTATTGAAGACATCCGGAATAGAGATGATCACACTAATGTCATATGGCTTGGGTATCAGCCGGACAACGAGCAAGCAAGAAAACTATATGCCAGTATAGTTTTGAAGAGGAAGAAATAGCCCCCTGGGGAGAAATGTTAGCAAAGTATAATTTTCATTAAAATATCGAAGAGCGTAATATGTATCGCGTAACAAACTTTCAAGGGGATGTTCTAAAAGTCTACAAATGGCTTTTAGAACATCCCCTATTTTTATTTATCTTTATTCAGACGACAAAGAGAAAACAGTGGGGGTCAGTAGTCCAAATAATCTGTACTAACTGCTCTCAAGTCAAAGTAAAATTCGACTCCGTTTTCGGTGTTATTTACGCCGAAGCTACTATTATGACGTTCCAATATTTGTTTTACAATAGCTAAACCTAAGCCTGAACCACCAAATTCTTTGCTTCTTGATTTTTCTACTCTGTAAAATGGATCCCAAATTTGCTCGATTTCATCATAGGGAATGAAAATATTTTCATTTTCAATTTTAAACATATATTTATTTAAACTCTCTAGATAGACAATTTTGATGTTGATACGGTTATGTTTTGGCGTATACTTTACAGCGTTGATAAATAAGTTGGTAATGACCTGCTCGATTCTTTTTATATCCCCATTTACATAAGCTTCCTCTTCAATTTCAAACAGAACCTGCAATCCTTTTTCGTCAGCCATTGCTTTGAATTTATCGTACACCTTTAAAAATGTATGCCATATGTCAAAGGTGCTTTCAGTAAGCTGATAGATAGGGGACTCTAGTCTTGAAATATCAAGCATTTCTTGTACCATTTCCGTCATTCGGTCAACTTCATCCAAAATAACATCACAATATTTCAAGTCGTTTTGCTCATATACACCGTTTTTTATCCCTTTAATATAACCGTTTATTACGGTTAAAGGGGTCTTTAATTCGTGAGATACGTTGGCAACAAACTCTTTTTCTTTTTCCTTCAACTTCACCTGTAATTCATAATCTTGTGCAAGTTTTTCATTGGCATGGACTAATTCCGTAATTTTCTGTTCTAGGTTTGTAGAAATTTTGTTTAATGCTTCACCCATTTGTCCAAGCTCATCCTTGGATTTAACAATATATTTTTCACTGAAATTTTGATTTGCAATCTGATTCGCGATCGTGCTCATTTTAACCAGTGGCTTGGATAATGTCTTAGAAAAAATAATAGCTACTATAATAACGATGATCATCGTAAAAACAAATAAAATAATATAGTACTGATTTAAATTGCCAATAACCTCATCCACAGATTGAAGAGAAGTGACAGCAAGTATTACCAAATCTGTTCCTTCCACATTTTCAATTAACATCAAATTATTAATGTCTGTCTGTGTGTCCCGTACTGTATATATTTGATTAGGGAACGTTTGACCTTCATTTTTATTGGTCATGACAACCATTTCTTGAATGAGGACATTTTTTTGCGCTGTGAAGGATTTACTTTCAGTTGGTTTAGAAATCACTTTTCCTTTAATTGTAATAGGCTTAGGTTGCTCATTCTTCATGTCATTGTCACTTATAGTGATTCCTTCAAAAAATATCGTGGATGCATCGATTGGCTCTAAGATTCGATTCCCGATTTTGATTTTATCCGGGAGAATTAAGGATTCCTTATCATTCAAAAGAAGCCCGTCTATGGAGATAATGTCTTCTTCATTTAATTCTTTATAGTCGATGGCTAGAAAATCATCTATGATATTATACTCCTTGTTGTCCTTCGTTCTGACCACGAATTGTGTGTAATTATTGTTTAATGACGCTCCGTAATGTGCCTGAAGTTGATCATCGATAACCGAAATGATAGCATTATTACTCTCTGACATTTCAGAAATATACTTATTAATTGTGTCGGTCGACTCATTGTTTTTGATTTTTGATTCAAGTGTATGGGCAAACTCTTCCATATTTTGTTTCTTTTTATGGATATAGTAGGGTTCGAAATAAATCGATTGAAAGACGATTTGGATTATAAATATGGCGGTAAATAATAAGATATGAATTAAAAAAAGCTTGTAGGCAATCCCTCTTTTTCGCATTATTCCACCTCGAATTTATACCCTAAACCAAATACGGTTTTAATTAGGTAGGCTTTATGCTGTAAGTTTTTTCTGAGTTTTTTGACTTGCGCATCAACTACTCTTGCGCTGCCGAAATAATCATATCCCCATACTTCATTTAATATTTGATCTCTGGACAAGACAATATGCTTGTTTTCCATCAAATATAGTAAAAGATCAAATTGTTTTGGCTCTAATTCAATGGACGTGCTATCTATCCATACTTCACGTGTAAGTTTGTTAATCGTGACTCCTTTTAGCGTCAAGGTTTCTTTGTCTCTATCTTCTTTTTTTACAGTATAGATTCTATCAAGAAGAACTTTAGATTTAGCTACTAGAATCTCAGGATTAAACGGCTTCGTCATATAATCGTCCACTTTAAATTCATAGCCCATCAACTGATCTTCTACTTCTGATCGTGCTGTCAGCATAATGATAGGAATATCTGATTTTTTTCTAATTCTTCTGCACACGGAGAATCCGTCGATTTCTGGTAGCATGATGTCGAGAATAATTAAATCGACTGTTTCTTCTTCAAACATTTGCAGACCAACCTTACCATCCGTCGCAATTAGAATTCTGTATTCGTTCATTGTAAAATAGTCAGCTATTATATTAGCAATTTTTACTTCATCTTCTATAATTAAAATCGTTCGCTTCATTCATTATCTCCTCAATCAATAAAGTGAAACTATAATCAGTGGGGGTACTTAACGCTCACTTATTAGTAGTCTTCACCAATTGGGCTTTTACGGTCAGTAAATACTCTCATCTAAATTCTTTGCTATCGCTGAATTTTGAGCCTTGTACCTGACGCTTCGCTTTCGCTACAGAATAAATTACTACCCGTTAATACGGGATAAAGCAGGCATCTTCATAGTAAAGTTACTTACCTTACGAAGAAAGATGCCTGCTAAATATATGGATTCGTTAATTCATCAATATTTGATACTCTCCGTCTTTTTCCTCATACTTAGCATCAAAGATTAATAAATCATCTCTTTGAATTGTAAGTAGTTTGTCCTGAGAGAATTCGATATCTTTTTTAGGAACAAATACAATCGTGTAACCCATTATCGTATTTGGATTCATCTTCGTCGGATCTTCCAAACCTTCCATAGGGGCTTCTAAGTAAAGAGATTTCATTTTGTTAAGTTTGATCCGAGTATCTGGAAGAATAATTTCTCTTGTCGTTGTCTGTATTTCTGCTGGATTTCCTTTATATTGGTATTCCACTATCATATCCTCAAACGAAGCTGAGGAGTTTTGGATTGTCACAGGGATTCTGACCGCTGCATACTGGTCATCCTTCTGTTTGGAAGCTATATCATCTACATAAGATTTTAGCTTAATATTATAATCATTGTAATAGTCATTGTTCGCTTTTTTAATATTCTCATGGCCTTCAGCTTTTTTGCTACCGAATTCAGAATCCAACAAACCTAAAGGAGAAGCTGTTAATATAGTCTTTTCATTAAGCTGCATGTCAACCGCAGAAGCAATTGCTAAAGCGCCGATATCATAAAATTC
Proteins encoded in this region:
- a CDS encoding ethanolamine ammonia-lyase subunit EutB, producing the protein MKLSCVVKGTHYTFSSVREVLAKASEAKSGDVMSRIAAESSLERMAAKVVLSEMQLKEIYENPVIPYEMDEVTRLIYDDISDTIYKDIQSWTVGELRNYILSSDTGTDQLLKLSRGLTSEMISAVAKLMSSIDLVLASQKMKYQAHCNTTIGEPGRLAFRCQPNHPNDVPEGILYSIKEGLSYGAGDAVIGINPNVDTVESVKKLLTLSYEFIEKWQIPTQNCVLAHITTQMEALKQGAPIALMFQSLAGTQKGNEAFGISKKILDEGYEMMARYGTSAGPNFMYFETGQGSEVSLNADYGVDMQTLESRSYGYARHWKPFMVNTVSGFIGPETLYDGRQLIRADLEDGFMGKLHGLPMGIAPNYTNHMDADQNDQEVAGIITAVAGANFYMGVPGGDDVMLNYQDTSYHDDASLREILGLRPLREFEKWLESMGLMENGKLTKHAGDLSIFD
- the eutC gene encoding ethanolamine ammonia-lyase subunit EutC; this encodes MDIQEIVRRVVEEVQKNMNSPKEVNIDQSTEEIIYFPEERIKGVEEPHNAASIERAQSITPARIGIGRTGTRMLTTSYLQFLIDHAAAQDAVLRDVSDDFLQNMDLYKLETKASDMKSYLMDLDSGRKLSDESVKFLEKNGDKGKDVQIIICDGLSSSAVEANVIDLLPALIQGLKLKNISVAKPFFIKRGRVWVQDEVAAIVNCNLVISLIGERPGLNTDESLSAYMIYRPTEKTVEADRTVISNIHKDGLTSLEAGAYLSDLIEQMLLAKCTGVSFAQQRSFNL
- a CDS encoding response regulator, producing MKKRILIAEDEPIIRLDLKMMLQNHGYEVVGEAGDGDRAIELAFNLKPDLVLMDHAC
- a CDS encoding response regulator, coding for MDIEMPKLNGLKASEVIGRQQDVPVLLITAYSQKEFVEKSRQDNIMGYLVKPVSEASLIPAVIIALQQAKRTQTLKQSLQLTQEQIQKQKMIERAKGQRNGQ
- a CDS encoding GNAT family N-acetyltransferase gives rise to the protein MISLRSIDESNWEDCIQLKPKQEQEGFIASNLYSIAESKFLPNMKIKAIYCEEVLIGFAMYGIDADDGNYWIYRFMIDEQFQGRGHGKSAMKLIIEDIRNRDDHTNVIWLGYQPDNEQARKLYASIVLKRKK
- a CDS encoding HAMP domain-containing sensor histidine kinase, translated to MRKRGIAYKLFLIHILLFTAIFIIQIVFQSIYFEPYYIHKKKQNMEEFAHTLESKIKNNESTDTINKYISEMSESNNAIISVIDDQLQAHYGASLNNNYTQFVVRTKDNKEYNIIDDFLAIDYKELNEEDIISIDGLLLNDKESLILPDKIKIGNRILEPIDASTIFFEGITISDNDMKNEQPKPITIKGKVISKPTESKSFTAQKNVLIQEMVVMTNKNEGQTFPNQIYTVRDTQTDINNLMLIENVEGTDLVILAVTSLQSVDEVIGNLNQYYIILFVFTMIIVIIVAIIFSKTLSKPLVKMSTIANQIANQNFSEKYIVKSKDELGQMGEALNKISTNLEQKITELVHANEKLAQDYELQVKLKEKEKEFVANVSHELKTPLTVINGYIKGIKNGVYEQNDLKYCDVILDEVDRMTEMVQEMLDISRLESPIYQLTESTFDIWHTFLKVYDKFKAMADEKGLQVLFEIEEEAYVNGDIKRIEQVITNLFINAVKYTPKHNRINIKIVYLESLNKYMFKIENENIFIPYDEIEQIWDPFYRVEKSRSKEFGGSGLGLAIVKQILERHNSSFGVNNTENGVEFYFDLRAVSTDYLDY
- a CDS encoding response regulator transcription factor, with the translated sequence MKRTILIIEDEVKIANIIADYFTMNEYRILIATDGKVGLQMFEEETVDLIILDIMLPEIDGFSVCRRIRKKSDIPIIMLTARSEVEDQLMGYEFKVDDYMTKPFNPEILVAKSKVLLDRIYTVKKEDRDKETLTLKGVTINKLTREVWIDSTSIELEPKQFDLLLYLMENKHIVLSRDQILNEVWGYDYFGSARVVDAQVKKLRKNLQHKAYLIKTVFGLGYKFEVE